In Verrucomicrobiota bacterium, one DNA window encodes the following:
- a CDS encoding DUF3800 domain-containing protein has translation MPIIHLYCDERGHLPFDRETHLALGALRVPRECVKPLTQKLRAQLSAMGWPAGRELKWTKVSPAGLKFYESALDFFLREPDLRFRALLAPKSLPPGKLPKPPAAEAEPGTPAWEAYHALLEQSAPATVDFLHRYEAWYYDRYFELLSATVAPPAHHAIYVDVKDTRGGTRLQTLEKRLADAHCDGMPGRVIDCVRQIRSEEVLLDQLVDLLLGCLAWTYGTPQRNAGHLASPAKSAMAKRLQSAIATPEASLVPKVVIAHSPERSPAA, from the coding sequence ATGCCAATTATTCATCTTTATTGTGATGAACGCGGGCACCTGCCTTTTGATCGGGAAACCCACCTGGCTTTAGGCGCGTTGCGCGTGCCGCGCGAATGCGTGAAGCCACTGACTCAAAAACTGCGAGCGCAACTTTCCGCCATGGGTTGGCCGGCAGGAAGGGAGTTGAAATGGACAAAAGTATCCCCCGCCGGCCTGAAGTTCTATGAATCCGCCCTCGACTTTTTCCTCCGCGAACCGGATTTGCGCTTCCGCGCCCTGCTGGCCCCCAAAAGTCTACCCCCTGGCAAACTGCCAAAACCGCCCGCCGCTGAGGCTGAACCCGGCACGCCCGCATGGGAAGCGTATCATGCGTTATTGGAGCAATCAGCCCCGGCGACGGTGGATTTTCTTCACCGTTACGAAGCCTGGTATTACGACCGGTATTTCGAGTTACTGAGCGCAACCGTTGCGCCCCCGGCGCACCATGCCATTTATGTGGATGTGAAAGATACGCGGGGTGGCACGCGATTGCAGACCTTGGAAAAACGCCTGGCGGACGCGCACTGCGATGGGATGCCCGGACGGGTGATTGACTGTGTGCGGCAAATCCGGAGCGAAGAAGTATTGCTGGATCAATTGGTGGACCTGCTATTAGGCTGTTTGGCATGGACGTATGGCACACCGCAACGGAATGCCGGTCATTTGGCCAGTCCGGCCAAGTCCGCGATGGCCAAACGCCTGCAATCCGCAATCGCAACACCGGAGGCTTCCCTTGTTCCCAAGGTGGTCATTGCCCATTCTCCGGAAAGGAGCCCGGCGGCATGA